One window of the Streptomyces asoensis genome contains the following:
- a CDS encoding TIGR03936 family radical SAM-associated protein gives MQRIRLRYTKRGRLRFTSHRDFQRAFERALRRAEVPMAYSAGFTPHPKVSYANAAPTGTGSEAEYLEIALTAARDPEKLRILLDESLPTGLDVVDAVEARTSGLADRLTASVWELRLDGVDPADADRAVEAFNKADAVEVQRMAKNGVRTFDARAAVVQLETHSEPADRPTDQPCAILRLVVRHVTPAVRPDDVLSGLRAVADLAPPVPAAVTRLAQGLLDEETGTVTDPLAPDREAAQAPTTAEPAAAAKAPA, from the coding sequence CGCATCCGACTGCGCTACACCAAGCGCGGCCGCCTCCGGTTCACCAGCCACCGTGACTTCCAGCGCGCCTTCGAGCGTGCGTTGCGCCGTGCCGAGGTGCCGATGGCGTACTCGGCGGGGTTCACGCCGCATCCGAAGGTGTCGTACGCCAATGCCGCACCCACCGGCACGGGCAGTGAGGCGGAGTATCTGGAGATCGCGCTCACCGCGGCGCGTGACCCGGAGAAGCTGAGAATCCTCCTCGACGAGTCGCTGCCCACCGGGCTCGATGTCGTCGACGCGGTCGAGGCCCGGACCTCGGGGCTCGCCGACCGGCTGACGGCCTCCGTGTGGGAGCTGCGGCTGGACGGGGTGGACCCGGCCGACGCCGATCGCGCGGTGGAGGCCTTCAACAAGGCCGACGCCGTCGAGGTACAGCGCATGGCCAAGAACGGCGTCCGAACCTTCGACGCCCGCGCCGCTGTCGTACAACTTGAGACGCACAGTGAACCTGCTGATAGGCCGACGGACCAGCCCTGTGCGATACTGCGGCTGGTTGTTCGGCACGTGACGCCTGCCGTACGACCCGACGACGTCCTGTCCGGTCTTCGCGCCGTGGCCGACCTGGCGCCGCCGGTCCCCGCTGCGGTGACCAGGCTGGCGCAGGGGCTGCTCGATGAAGAGACCGGCACGGTGACCGACCCGCTCGCGCCCGACCGCGAGGCAGCTCAGGCCCCCACAACGGCCGAACCCGCTGCCGCCGCGAAGGCGCCCGCGTAG